The sequence GTGCCCGGCCTGGACCCGGTGCACTGCACGGCCCAACTGGGCGAGCCCGGCCCGTGGCACGAGCGGCTGCCGCACTTCCGGCTCGGCTTCACCCCGAGCAGCGGCGACGAACTCCAGTCCGAGTACCACCTGCCCCGCGCGGCGGCGGCCGGCGCACTTGCCGCGCTGGGCGGCATGCGGGACCGGATCGCCGCCGTGCTCCAGGTCTCCGAACTGCGCACGATCGCCGCCGACGATCTCTGGCTCAGCCCCAACCAGGGGCGCGACAGCCTGGCAATCCACTTCACCTGGATCGACGACCCGGTGGCGGTGCTGCCGGTGCTGGCCGAGGTGGAACAGCGGCTGGCCCCCTTCGCGCCCCGCCCGCACTGGGGCAAGGTCTTCACGCTCGACCAGCCGTCGGTGGCCGCCGCCTTCGGCCGGTACGCCGACTTCGCCGCCCTGCTGGCCGAGCTGGACCCGACCGGGAAGTTCCGCACCGACCTGCTCGACCGCTACTTCCCGCGCTGACCTGGCGAGGCGACCGGCGCCGAGCCGGTGCGCAGGGTGCCGCGCTGCCCCGCCGGGACGCCCGAGGTCGAGCGGACCCGACCGGAGCGGGCACCGGATGTCGGGTCGGGCGCTCACCGGTCGGCCTAGCGTCGAGGCACACGGGAAGGAGACCAGGTGCTGGAGCGGCTGAACGAGGCGATGGCCCACATCGAGCGGCACCTCGACCAGCGGATCGAGGTCGCCGACCTGGCGCGGATCGCGCTGACGTCGGAGTACCACTTCCGGCGGATGTTCTCCGCGCTGGCCGGGATGCCGCTGTCCGAGTACGTCCGCCGCCGCCGGCTCACGGTGGCGGCGGCCGAGGTGACGGCCGGCGAGCGGACGCTGCTCGACATCGCGGTCCGCCACGGGTACGGCTCGACCGAGGCGTTCACCCGGGCGTTCCGCGCGCTGCACGGGGTCGGGCCCGGCGAGGCCCGGCGGACCGGTGCGGCGCTCCGCTCCCAGCAGCGGTTGTCCTTCCGCCTCGTCGTCGAAGGGAGTGGCAGCATGCGCTATCGCGTGGTGGAGAAGCCGGAGTTCCGGCTGGTGGGCCGGCGGGCCCGGGTGCCCCTGGTGCAGCAGGGGATGAACCCGGCGATCGTGGAGTTCATCCGGGGCATCCCGAAGGAGACCGTCGCGCGGATCGCGGCCCTGTCGGACCTGGAGCCGGCCGGGATCGTCAATGTCAGCGACAAGGTGGCCGAAGATCGGGCCGAGGGCAGCGAGCTGGACTACTGGCACGGGGTGGTCACCGCCGCAGAGGCCCCGGCCGACCTGGACGCGGCGACCGTGCCGGCGGGGACGTGGGCGGTCTTCGAGACCTCCGGCGAGTTCCCGGCCGCCGTGCAGGAGTTGTGGCGGGACGTGTTCACCCAGTGGTTCCCGTCGAACGCCTACCGCAGCCGCCCCGGGCCGGAGATCTCCCGCAACCGGCTCTCGGCGGACGGCACGCACGTGGACGCCGAGCTGTGGATCCCGGTGGAGCGGGCCGCGGCCTAGTGCCGGCTGCCGGCCAACTGGTCGCGCAGGCTGCCGCGCTGCACCGCCCGGCTGATGTCGCTGGGCGAGACGATGCCGACCAGCCGCTGGTCGGTGACCACCAGCGCCCGGCCGTCGGCGCACTCGCTGAGCCGGGGGAGCAGGTCGTTGAGCTGCTCCTCCGGCCGGGCGAGCACCAGGTCCTCGGCCCGGCAGGAGACCTCGGCCAGGGTGGTGCTGCCCCGGCGATCGGCGGGGATGCCGCGTACCCGGTCGAGGGTGACCAGGCCGACCGGCCGGCCTTCCTCGGTCAGCGGCAGCGCCGAGTGCCGGTACGCGAACAGGTAGTGGTCGACGAAGTCGGCCACCGTCATCTCCGCCGACGCGGTCTGCGGCTGCGGGGTCATCACGTCGCTGACCCGTACCCCCTGCAGGGCGCTGCCCATCCGGGCCTGGCGTTCCTCCGCGCCGGCCGCGCCGATCAGGAACCAGCCGATCAGCGCCAGCCAGAGCCCGCCCACGCCGAAGCCGGTCAGGAACTGCACCAGCCCCAGACCGATCAGCAGCGCGCCGAGGACCCAGCCGGCCCGGGCGGCCACCACGGAGGCCTTCGTCCGGTCGCCGGTGGCCTTCCACACCGCCGCACGCAGCAGCCGGCCGCCGTCCAGCGGCGCGGCCGGCAGCACGTTGAAGATCGCCAGCAGCACGTTGATGCCGGCCAGCCAGGCCAGCGAGCCGAGCAGCAGGCCGCGCTGCCCAGCCAGCGCGAGCACCACGGCGATGCCGCCGAAGAAGAGCCCGAGCAGCAGGCTCACCAGCGGCCCGACCCCGGCGATGCGCAGCTCCGCGCCCGGGTTCTTCGCCTCGCCGCGCAGCTCCGCCACGCCGCCGAAGAGCCACAGCGTGATCCCCTCGACCTGCAGGCCGTTGCGCTTGGCGACGACCGCGTGCGAGATCTCGTGGGCGAGCAGGCCGAGGAAGAAGACGACCGCGGCGGCCAGGCCGGCCAGCACGTACGCGGCCGTGGAGCGGCCCGGGTACGCCCGGGGGAACTGGTTGGCCGCCAGCCCCCAGGCGATCAGCAGGAAGATGACCAGGACGCTCCAGTTGACCCCGACGGGTACCCCCGCGATCCGGCCAAGCCGGAAGCTCGCCCTCATGAGTCGGTCATACCCGGCCGACGCCGTCCCATGCCAGCGGCGGGCGTCACCACCGGGGCGCCTCGCCGACGATCGCCGGCGAACGGGTGCACGCCATCTCCACCGCCCAGTCCAGCGCGCGGTCGGCCACCTTCTCCCAGCCCCGCTCGCCCACCGTGAAGTGCGAGCGCCCGGGGAACTCCTGGTAGTCGGTGACCGCCCGGGACTTGCGGTACAGGTTGGCGTTGGACTTGACCAGGGCCGGCGGCGACACGTGGTCTTCGCCCCCGGCGATCAGCAGCAGCGGCGCGCGGTCGTCGCGCCCGTTGTCCACCGTCGCCGCCGAGCGG comes from Micromonospora purpureochromogenes and encodes:
- a CDS encoding AraC family transcriptional regulator, yielding MLERLNEAMAHIERHLDQRIEVADLARIALTSEYHFRRMFSALAGMPLSEYVRRRRLTVAAAEVTAGERTLLDIAVRHGYGSTEAFTRAFRALHGVGPGEARRTGAALRSQQRLSFRLVVEGSGSMRYRVVEKPEFRLVGRRARVPLVQQGMNPAIVEFIRGIPKETVARIAALSDLEPAGIVNVSDKVAEDRAEGSELDYWHGVVTAAEAPADLDAATVPAGTWAVFETSGEFPAAVQELWRDVFTQWFPSNAYRSRPGPEISRNRLSADGTHVDAELWIPVERAAA
- a CDS encoding site-2 protease family protein; amino-acid sequence: MRASFRLGRIAGVPVGVNWSVLVIFLLIAWGLAANQFPRAYPGRSTAAYVLAGLAAAVVFFLGLLAHEISHAVVAKRNGLQVEGITLWLFGGVAELRGEAKNPGAELRIAGVGPLVSLLLGLFFGGIAVVLALAGQRGLLLGSLAWLAGINVLLAIFNVLPAAPLDGGRLLRAAVWKATGDRTKASVVAARAGWVLGALLIGLGLVQFLTGFGVGGLWLALIGWFLIGAAGAEERQARMGSALQGVRVSDVMTPQPQTASAEMTVADFVDHYLFAYRHSALPLTEEGRPVGLVTLDRVRGIPADRRGSTTLAEVSCRAEDLVLARPEEQLNDLLPRLSECADGRALVVTDQRLVGIVSPSDISRAVQRGSLRDQLAGSRH